TTCACGGTTCATGTTATAGTCTAAGAcattaagacttttttttgtttttttttttgagacagggtcctgctgtgccacccaggctggagtacactggcgtgaccccagctcactgcagccttgacctccagggctccagtgatcctaccacctcagccttccaggtagctgggaacTACacacatgcgccaccatgcctggctaatttttgttattttttttgtagagacagggttttgccatgttgcccaggctggtctcaaatttctgggcacaagcaattcacccacctcagcctcccaaagtgctaggattacaggtgtgagccaccgcacatggcctGACATTAAGACCTTTTaaataagaatgatttttttcaaaacaagatACATAATCTTAACACCCTGATCCATGTTTATAGTCTCTCCCAGTGATCAAGTGAAGGCACTTTCCACATGTCTAAACATTTTATAATCTAAAGTGTTAGAGTATTATTTCAAAAGATGACTAAAAGATAACCATCCTCATTTGTCCTACTACCCAAGTTATATTGTTAACACATTTCCTGAttcacaatattaaaattatatatgtagtcTCTCTCTCCTGAGACAAATGGTGACCAAGCCCACAAGATGCAAGTGACACAGAGGCTACCATGGGAAGAaaggttttaaaagtttttaaatcatatcattgttttctcttgtagttattcttaatttatctttcaagggcaaatttaaatgaaattaatttctttttccaaacTGTAGTGATAAAAGAAATAATCTTCAGTAAAACACAATGaagaatataacatatatattttctgatcTTACGAGGTGTTTTAGGGCTACATTCCGATTTTACAGAATTTAAGATATggctaaaacaaaaattttctggTTTTTAATCACAAAACTTTGATGTTAACTAACCAAGGCCCAAATAGGTAGTAAATTCAAAACAGTCCCTGCTCTTGAGGAACTCCTGGTCTTGTGGGAGAGACTGGTAAACATAATTATAATTGAATGTGTACAGTGTCTGAAGACAACTTGTTATATTAGATCAGTATTTCCTTATTTCTCATTAtgtctttttgttcctttttagaATTCCATAATTTCCATAATTGGCTTATTAATCATTTTAGCAATTAtctggaaaaattaattttatattaatatcttAAACTGGGACCCTATTCCTATAATTAAAAATCTAGTTGAAAGTAGCATCATCTGACTTTGTCTGGAACAGCAAGCTGTGGAAAATCCTACCATGTCCTACCAATAGGAGGAAAAAGAGGGGAAAGACAAGCCAGGGGACCACAAATGGTAATTACAAAATCAAGGCAAGTTTGAATTCAAAATGAGTGTTTTCGTTTGTGTATTTTACCcatcttttatttctctaaacTTAGCATCCACATAATATAGCTGTTTTTATAAAGGCTTCACTCAAATCATAAATTTGACttaaaaaacattaataattgtggtaaataattctttaaaaattacaggtGAGTATTAGCATGAGAAAATTAAAGGtttaacaataataatggaaCAATTAAAGAAAATACCTCCTAAAAGTTTATCTTTTAGACTACAGTTTTGTACAAATAATACAGAATACATTTGGTTAGGTAACAAGGTTTTAATTACATgactattagaaaaataataaaaatcctgAAAGACAAGATTTTATCAATTTAACCATGTCTTTACCTTATCTTTTAAACAACTAAATAACAAAAACCTCACTGAAACATTtgacctttgttttctttttctaaaattacaattattttgCAATATGCTCAATTTTTCCAAAGCAAAACccacaaacatacatataaaatataaatgcttatattagcTTGATGAAAGTTTACTCACAAAACCCTCCAATACTAAGATAATTAAATATCTTGCATGCTTAACTCCAAATTCCACAGGGAAAATGATGTCTTTTCATAACTCCTATAATAGTATTTTAATCAAGGTTAGTAACAGACTGGCAAATTTGTGAAAGagcattactttaaaaatcaagtaGGGTTTAAAACGATGTAGAAACATGAAAGATTTCACAACTTTTCTAGCCAGTCAGCTTCAAAGACACAATTTGATTCAGTAAGAGTTACTGGCATATTATTTTCAGTCTGTGGAAAAACGCTTGGTTTAATAATGTACTTTAGGCTTTCTGTATCTTTTTggtaaggaaaaaaaggaagaggtggAGATTAGCCGGAGACCAAGGTCTTATTTTCATGCCTCTACAAATTCAATCCTCCAAGACTTACTTTCTTCTATTCTTTAAAATGGCTACCACCTTGATCTaccatgcaaaagaaaaaatgtacagCATACTATCAAGATAAATCTGGTTATTTTGACAGTTTATGTCCTCCTTTCCCGCAAAATACTTTAAGATTCCCATTCCTTTACTGTTCAGATAAAATGACCATTAAATAAGCACACAAAAGTTGGTCAGTTGCGGTATGAGGGCAACCTATATAACCCAGATTAAGTCATCTTTCATACCGTATCTGACTAGGAAAAGCAGGCAACAATATCTTTCACAGACTAAGATCAAAcagtagaaatgaaaaaaggaTGTCTAGTAAAGGAGAACAAACGTGGGAACCACAACCCCCCAAGATATTATTTTAGCAGCTCAAAATAGATTAACTATTATGTGGGCTAGCAAAAATTAAGCTTTCCAataattaatatttctaaaaagcattttatagataataaaaCCACTTGGTGCCCCCAAACCTATTTTTAATGTGAACACATGCTCAACAACTATTCTGAAAATATTGTTTACATATTACTATTTCCTACCCACTCTGAAACCATTCCATAACTCTTGCTCTATAAAACTTCCCATAAAAATGCATTCTTCACAAAAACGAAAATATACAATGCTTTGAACTAATTTTGTGCATACATGTAGCTACTAACTTCAAATCTGTTGAATGTCTCCAGAAATATGACATGATCTTACCTCTCATCCTCGCCATCCACCAGGGGTGTCGTCAGCGGTAGCACCTTCAACGGGAAAAGAGAAGCAGAGGCTGCTAGGCTGCTGCTACTCCCATCTGAAACTGCTGACATTCCCCCACTGTCACCACTGATAGTCTGAGGTAAGCCAACTAAGGAGGGCTCCGCTGGGCGCCTGGCATCTTCAATTTGGCTTCCAATTGCCTGAGCTAATGATTGTGCAGAGAACTGGGTAGAACTTAGTGGTATCTGTTGTGCCAAAGGCAAATTTATATTAGTTGCTATCAAGGGAGATTGACTAACACTTTGAACCAAATTACCATTTTGGGTAGCAGGGGTTTGTGCTATATTTTGTGGTGGAACCAAGTTTGCTGGGGCAGAAGGCATTCCAGAAGGACCAGTTGAACTAACCTGACTTGTAACAGAAATACTGCTAGCAGAGGGCAAAGGACTAACTGCAGGCAACTGCTGTGAAACAACTCCTTGAGCTACTGGTTCTACTCCTTGTGGCTGGGGAGGCACAGTTAACAAGGTACTTTGGGATGCAATAACCAATTGTTGAGGAAGGCTTGCAGCGCTAGTTTGAACTCCCTGATGAATAATCCCAGTTTGAGCAGGTGGAACCACTTGCGAAGATGGAGGAGCACCTTGCTGAATAACTGAAGGTGGAACCTGGGTAGAGGGCTGCTGCACTGCAGTAGGTATGTTTGCTTGCTGACCAATATTTGCAATCTGACTGCCAGTAGGTACAGCAGACACTGCTGCctgagcctggccaacaggctGGACAGATGCCCCTGCAGGTTGTGCTGGGACTGCTGTGGGCTGCACTGGCAGCTGGATACCCTGTGGCTGAGCCACAGGAATCACTGTTGTTCCTGCTCCCACTCCTGCAGAACTGGGCTGTCCGGACGACATTGCTGTTTGAAGAATTGGCTGCTGTTGTACATACTCTGAAGCAGGATTTTGAGTCACTGATTTGACATGGCCTGGGGCCATCTGTGTAGAAACCATTGGTTGCTGTTGTCCATACTGTAACTGTTGGGGGGGTGGTGCCCCTGGAAGGGGAGTTTGCACTGGAGGAGCCGCCTGAGAATATGGGAGCTGGGGTTGAGCCAAACTGGAAATGGAAGGCTGCTGACCTAAAGCTGAAGTTACACCAACCACATTTACAGGCGATGGCTGGATACCAGTTGCAGCACTCATAGTGGCTTGCAGAGGTACTGGCTGAAGACTTTGCTTTTGCTGATAGCTCAGTTCTTGAGACTGCAACTGTACTTGTGAGATCTGTGACTGAGAAATACTCTGTGGCATACTAACTGCTGGAATACTCTGTGGACCAGTGCTACCAAAATCCATCTGCTGGAGGGTCACACCTTGGAGAGctggttgttgctgttgttgctgctgctgcaccACCACAGTAGGAGCTCCCATCTCTCCACTTCCCACACTCTCTGTATAGTGACTCAGTGTGCTGACACTACTGCTCACTGAACTCCCACTAGTGCTCTCCCTTTCAGAAGTCACTTCTATCGGATTTTGCTTTACAGTCTCCACCACTTTATTTATCAGCACACCTTCTGTAGCAGgtacagcattttctttttcatagaacTCAGTGCAAGTCCATCTACCTTTTTTAAAGGGCTCAGAACTAGAATCTAACTTCACAACTCTGAACCTCGAAGTGTTAACTGTTGGTTGTTGCTGCTGACTTGAAACCGATCCCCCAGTCATCCCTGCAGCTGCAATAGGGACACTGCTAACGGCAGCGGAGGAAGAAATAGTACCATTGCCCATGCCACTCAAGATATTCACATTAACACCACTGGTAACTCCAGGCCCAACACTCACACTAGCAGCACTAGGAATATTGCTTGTACTTATATTAGCATTACCAAGCATGCTGCTTGTCATATTAGGATTCAAACTACCCACAGCAGTAATATTATTTACTGTACTAGTGCCAGTAACAGAACTTACACCTATTCCACCTGTAGTACTTGGAGCACGTATATTAGTCATTACAGATGCAGGTGAACCACTGGATGATACAGCAGAAGTTGGTGCAACTGGTGTGATACTGTCAGAGCTTCCAGTTGTAGAGAGTTTTCTAGATACTGGGCTTGAGGGTGGCCCACCAGGAATGGATGCACTGGCCACAGCAACATGAGATGGATGGTGGTGCCCATGTTGGAGGTGGTGCCCATGATGAatgtgatggtggtgatggaggtggtgtgGATGAGCATTCCCATTGATCACAACATTCTGTTGTGGAAGGTGAGGCAaatgaggctgaggaaggtggggCTGGTTGGGAGAGACTGCCCCAGGTGTCTCGGCTTCCTGGAAGTTATTTAGGGTCTCTTCTGAGGAGCTGCGTTCGGGCTCCCCTAAGTCAGTAGCCCTGGAAAGTGACACATCAAGGATCTCCGAAGAAGAGAGATCTTCTGTGTGAGATTCATCCAAATCATCATAGCTCTCAGTGTCCTCTGCTATACTGTTGTTAGAGCTGATACTAGCGGAGATCTGAGCAGGAGTAACGCTAGTTATCTGGAagccacttttctttttcatttgagtTCCGCCTGGCGCAAGAGGCTGTGCCTGCAGCTGAGCCTGCGAAAGGAGGTTCAGGCTTtgtggaggcggaggctgtggtccCGACGTAGATGCTGCAGGGGGCGGCGGCTGAAGCAGCGACGGAGGCGGAAAATCCTCGGAAGATGTGGCACTACTACCGACGCCGGTACCTGCTGCATTGAGAGCAGAGGCGCTGCCACTACCGCTGCCCCTTCGAGGGAACACTGCCGGGTGCGCCATCTTCCTAGCGCTAATGTctgcagcggcggcggcggccgcggcggtGGACTCAGGCGGCTGGTGCATTGTGTTGGGTACCGGGGGGGGGCCTAGGAGGCGAGTGCAATTTCCTTCTGCACCGTAATCTTTGTATTCGAGACGCCGGAGAGGAAAACGGGACCTGACGCTCCGCCTGGCGCgattcctccttctcctcctcctcagccgaAGGCGCCGGTCGCTCCTGCCTTCGAGAGCGAGCTTCGGAAAGGAGGATGAACGAGGGTGAACAGGGCGGCCGGGGACCCGAAGGGGGGACCCCTTCAGTCCTTCGCCATTCACTTTCCCCTGTAGCCTCACACCCCCCTTTATATTCCGTTTCACGTGGGGTgcggggcaggagggagggggagagcgCAGGAGGGGGAGGAAAAGCGAGAAATGCCCACCTTCTCCGGCCAACTCCGAAGCCGCCTCAGCCCCCTCCTCCCGCCGCGGCGGCGGCCGCTGCAAAGCCCTCCCGGCCGCTCTGCACGGAGGCAGCGCCGAGCAAGTGTCGCCTTCCCCTCGCCACCCCCGGGGCCGCCGCCGCAGGCGAGCCCCGAGCTCAGTGTCGCTCAAACCTCCCCTCCCGGCCCCGCTCGGCCCTCCCCCCGCGCCCCGCAGACCCTTTCAAACCCCCTGGGCTCGCGGCGGCTGCTCGGTGAGGAAACGCTGGCCGCGGCTGGGGCCGGGGCGACGCGGCTGCGAGCGGGGCGGCGGCGGGGCGCCCGGTACGGTGAGCCCAGCAACGAGGCGCGGGCGGGCGCGCAGAGACGCCGGGTCCTCGCGGAGCACGGCCGgggcgcggcggcggcggtggcagCGGGAGCCCAGGGACCGCTCCATCACTGGCAGCCATGGAGCCCGAGCATTTTCCTCCCTCAGGGCAGGCGCCTCGGCTCGGCACACGTCCTCGGGGAGGAAGGGGCCGGCGCCCGAGCCTCCCCGGAGGGCGGCGGGACGTGCGCTAGGGCGGAGGGTGCGACCCTCTCTTGTCCTCTTCCTCCGCAGCCGGCTCTTCCTCACCCCGCTGCTCCCGCGACCGAGCGGGAGGGGGCCACAGGCGGCGGCGGCTCCTTTCTCGGCGGCGTTGGTGGCCAGACGGGCTGGTGCAGCGACTGCAGCCGACGCCGTTCAAAGGAACGAGAGGTGGGGTTGGTCGGTGTCGGCAAACGGGGCGGGGGAGTGGGTGGGTGCCGAGGGAGGGTGTCGGGCGGGGAGGGGGCTATGGTGGTTGTTACTAGTGCTCTTCTTCGGCTCCCCCGGCTCTACCGTATCCCCCAGTCTCTCGCGGCATCGGGAGGGGAGGGACCAGCGCGGAgcgcaggaggaggaggggcgacCGCCGGCGAGAGGAGGCGGtggtggagggggagggggcaggcggaggaggaggagggaagatggCGTCTGCGCATGCGCCTCGGCGCCGCAGACATAAAGCCGGGTCTGGCGGGGCAGGAGGCGGCGGATCTTCGGGCCTGTGCGAGCGCCGGGTCTCCCGACGGAAATTGCCGAAGGCTGGCGGAGGCGCCGAAGCCGGGAGTGGTGGAGCCGGAGGGGATAGTGGGGGTGGGGAATTTCGGCCAAAGGAGCGAATCCGGGTCGGACTGCCTGCTTCGGCCCggtgggggtgggcagggtgCGCGCCTGCCGCGCGCGCAGGCTAGGTGTGTCCGCTCTTTTCACACTCGCGGCCGGCGCGCGCGGGCACGCGGCAGAGGAGGGGGCGCGGCGCGGAAGGGCCGGCGGAGGCGGCGGGAGCGCCGGCGCTTGGTGTGCGCGCCCTGGGTGGTGTCCCCCGCCTGCGGAATGGGTAATGAGGCTTTTCTCCGCAGCAACAGCATCACGAGTTTCAGTTCCCAGgagcccgccgccgccgccgccgctgccacGACATGAGTCAGGCTTTCTTCCCCGGCGCGTGGCGGAAACCTCCTCCCCCTCGCCGCACCTGGGCTCGCCCCCGGCCCTCGCCTCCTCGGGGGATGCCCCAGCGCCGGGAGCTGCGGGGTCTACGGAAGGCCGGTGGCTCCCAGTGATAGGTGTTGTCTTTTGTGCAGTGCAGTTGCTGCCATGCGGTCTCCTCGCCCTTCCACGGGCAGGGGCGAGGCAACCGGACAGATGTTGCAGCTGTTTCCAGTTAACTGCCTTAGCTCCTCTGGGGTAGGCTCTTCTCTAACGAGGAGTGGTTGCAATGCATCCTTAACTGGAGGACACAGGCAGGCCGGCCCTGTAAACGACTGATCTCAACAGGTGTCTCCAAGCAGCGACGCCTTTTTCGTTCATTGTCCTGGCTATATCCCCATTGGTTTGACTCAAGAGGCAAGGTGGCCCGGACATGTGAGCAACACAAATGATAAGCATGCCTTTTAGggctagaaaagaaaaagccatcaGAAATTCCAGTTTtaaaacacacacccacacatattACATTTCATGGGTCCGACTATAGTTCTACAGAAGCAATGTTAGGTTTGATTGGGGGCAATTTACTGGCAGTTACTTTATTGGCATTTCATGTCAAAACCTAGTTCTAAGCATTTCTTACCAATAATCGAGAATGTCCGTCTCTCCCaggaatttaaaaatgataaagcaaGCCCAAAAGCTGTAGGGaggaattttcattttgttaaatttaggTTAGGGGAATCGGCGCTTATGGTTAGACCTCTGATTCAGGAAATCTCACGGATTTACATTCCTATTTCAGAAGATTGTTAAAGCAAAAACGATTGTCATTTGCAGTTTTGATACACCTCTAGTTGTCAATTCAACTTTTTACCTTTAGTTTTCGCTGAACTCTTCCCCTTGCTCCAAGGGGAAGCCTTCAAAAAGTGAATTATATCACCTTTTGCATGTTATTGAATAGAAGTGCACCCTCAACATCGCGTCTATCCGCTATCAAAGCTATGATACATTGTTGCTTTATCTGGGGTCTCCTAcactgaaaagaaaaactggggcttaatatatttattttttttactttatattgcTAATGTAAACCTCTGCTAGAAGTAAATAGGCTCTCACAAATATTCAAAGTGATAcagtaataaaaatcaaatatgagAAGACTGTACTTGTTCTCTgatattaattcattaatatgTGAATGGTTGTGTTTTTATAGAGTCATGGCTATTTGtgttttcacaaaaataattatttcttttttctccaacaGCTTTTGTTGCAAGTGATATGCCTGGTTAATCGCTGCCATCCATTGTTGAAATGCAAATCTGACATtctttttcaatagtttttgaaTGGAAAATGGAAACTACCCTAACCGATTGAAACTGCAATGGATGTAAATGGGTGGAATGTCCTTTCTTTGGACTGCAGTATGAAAGAAAATGCTCTTGATCTCTCAAACTGCAGCCTTAAGTCAAaggtttcttgttttgttttgtttttttaagtcaaaGTTTTAAATTACCCCAAACAGCAGCTCTACACCCCTTGGGCCACCTAAATAACTCACTATTATTGTGCTGATACGGCTTGATGCTTAATAAACACATGTATTAAAGTCTTACCCAAAGCTAACAGAATAAAAGAGCTGTTGAGATAGCCCTATGGAAGCGGATACTTATTCTAATGACCAGTAGCAAAGGGTACTGTTTGAGCTGTTTTGATGGGGGAGGAAGAGTTGGGGTGTTACTCcttttaaaagaaaggtttaaaaaacaaaatccagaattAACACAAGACATAAGAAAATAAGATCTTTTGAAGCGTATTAATTTTTGCCTGCTAAGGCTGCATCAAGTCCCACTAAGATATAAAGAGcaactgggccgggtgcggtggctcacgcctgtaatcccagcacttcgggaggctgaggcgggcgaatcaggaggtcaggagatccagaccatcctggctaacgcggtgaaaccttgtctctactaaaaatgcaaaaaattagctgggcgtggtggcgggcgcctgtagtcccaggtatgcgggaggctgaggcaggagaatggtgtgaacctggaaggcggagcttgcagtgagccgagatcgggccattacactccagcctgggtgatagagcgagactccgtctcaaaaaaaggataTAAAGGGGAACTCTATAGTTAGGGAAATCCTAGTTTCAAAAATCTGGGTCTCTCTTCCCCCTTCCAAAATTCTTACGACCAGCAATTTATGaacacaaatacatttaaaaaaaggagaaggcaCCTGAAGACTAGATTTTGTTATGCTATcatcttttaattaaaaaggtCTGGATTTTTATTGCATAAACATTAAATGCCTACTGCTATGTATAATAAAGTCATTAAATCCTTTTAACCAAGTACTTAGAGCTATCCTTTGCCTTTTGAAAGGCCGAATTTTAGCTGTTTTCATTCTGAGGCTATACGTCTGAATTActgttctgttgttttttgagacagtctttctctgtcgcccgggctgtaGTACAATGAcacagtctcaactcactgcaacctctgcctcccgggttcaagcgattcccctacctcagcctctcgagtagctgggattacaggcatgtgccaccactcccggctaatttttgtatttttagtagagacggggttttaccatgttggccaggatggtctcgaacacctgacctcaggtgatccatgcacctcagcctcccaaagtgctgggattacaggcatgagccaccgcgcccagcctctgaaTTACTTTTCTGCTGACTCAAAGATTAGCCTTTATTGTGGTGATCACTTAAATCCAGTTGCAACATTATAAACCAACCTTATATATTTTGACATGTTCAGTGTTTACTGtaccataaaaatagaaaatttgggctgggtgcggtggcatatgcctgtaaccccagcactttgggaggcctaggcaggcggatcacctgaggtcaggagttcaagaccagcctggccaacatggtgaaacgcctctccactaaaaatacaaggatTAGCCA
The window above is part of the Macaca mulatta isolate MMU2019108-1 chromosome 17, T2T-MMU8v2.0, whole genome shotgun sequence genome. Proteins encoded here:
- the TSC22D1 gene encoding TSC22 domain family protein 1 isoform X3 is translated as MHQPPESTAAAAAAAADISARKMAHPAVFPRRGSGSGSASALNAAGTGVGSSATSSEDFPPPSLLQPPPPAASTSGPQPPPPQSLNLLSQAQLQAQPLAPGGTQMKKKSGFQITSVTPAQISASISSNNSIAEDTESYDDLDESHTEDLSSSEILDVSLSRATDLGEPERSSSEETLNNFQEAETPGAVSPNQPHLPQPHLPHLPQQNVVINGNAHPHHLHHHHHIHHGHHLQHGHHHPSHVAVASASIPGGPPSSPVSRKLSTTGSSDSITPVAPTSAVSSSGSPASVMTNIRAPSTTGGIGVSSVTGTSTVNNITAVGSLNPNMTSSMLGNANISTSNIPSAASVSVGPGVTSGVNVNILSGMGNGTISSSAAVSSVPIAAAGMTGGSVSSQQQQPTVNTSRFRVVKLDSSSEPFKKGRWTCTEFYEKENAVPATEGVLINKVVETVKQNPIEVTSERESTSGSSVSSSVSTLSHYTESVGSGEMGAPTVVVQQQQQQQQPALQGVTLQQMDFGSTGPQSIPAVSMPQSISQSQISQVQLQSQELSYQQKQSLQPVPLQATMSAATGIQPSPVNVVGVTSALGQQPSISSLAQPQLPYSQAAPPVQTPLPGAPPPQQLQYGQQQPMVSTQMAPGHVKSVTQNPASEYVQQQPILQTAMSSGQPSSAGVGAGTTVIPVAQPQGIQLPVQPTAVPAQPAGASVQPVGQAQAAVSAVPTGSQIANIGQQANIPTAVQQPSTQVPPSVIQQGAPPSSQVVPPAQTGIIHQGVQTSAASLPQQLVIASQSTLLTVPPQPQGVEPVAQGVVSQQLPAVSPLPSASSISVTSQVSSTGPSGMPSAPANLVPPQNIAQTPATQNGNLVQSVSQSPLIATNINLPLAQQIPLSSTQFSAQSLAQAIGSQIEDARRPAEPSLVGLPQTISGDSGGMSAVSDGSSSSLAASASLFPLKVLPLTTPLVDGEDESASLLPEVQGVILEPQIQPRPRRAFDVRGPLSPLNPWRQNIQLLERVGKDNKQISFNW
- the LOC106994248 gene encoding uncharacterized protein LOC106994248, which produces MPTFSGQLRSRLSPLLPPRRRPLQSPPGRSARRQRRASVAFPSPPPGPPPQASPELSVAQTSPPGPARPSPRAPQTLSNPLGSRRLLGEETLAAAGAGATRLRAGRRRGARYGEPSNEARAGAQRRRVLAEHGRGAAAAVAAGAQGPLHHWQPWSPSIFLPQGRRLGSAHVLGEEGAGARASPEGGGTCARAEGATLSCPLPPQPALPHPAAPATEREGATGGGGSFLGGVGGQTGWCSDCSRRRSKEREQQHHEFQFPGARRRRRRCHDMSQAFFPGAWRKPPPPRRTWARPRPSPPRGMPQRRELRGLRKAGGSQ
- the TSC22D1 gene encoding TSC22 domain family protein 1 isoform X1 is translated as MHQPPESTAAAAAAAADISARKMAHPAVFPRRGSGSGSASALNAAGTGVGSSATSSEDFPPPSLLQPPPPAASTSGPQPPPPQSLNLLSQAQLQAQPLAPGGTQMKKKSGFQITSVTPAQISASISSNNSIAEDTESYDDLDESHTEDLSSSEILDVSLSRATDLGEPERSSSEETLNNFQEAETPGAVSPNQPHLPQPHLPHLPQQNVVINGNAHPHHLHHHHHIHHGHHLQHGHHHPSHVAVASASIPGGPPSSPVSRKLSTTGSSDSITPVAPTSAVSSSGSPASVMTNIRAPSTTGGIGVSSVTGTSTVNNITAVGSLNPNMTSSMLGNANISTSNIPSAASVSVGPGVTSGVNVNILSGMGNGTISSSAAVSSVPIAAAGMTGGSVSSQQQQPTVNTSRFRVVKLDSSSEPFKKGRWTCTEFYEKENAVPATEGVLINKVVETVKQNPIEVTSERESTSGSSVSSSVSTLSHYTESVGSGEMGAPTVVVQQQQQQQQPALQGVTLQQMDFGSTGPQSIPAVSMPQSISQSQISQVQLQSQELSYQQKQSLQPVPLQATMSAATGIQPSPVNVVGVTSALGQQPSISSLAQPQLPYSQAAPPVQTPLPGAPPPQQLQYGQQQPMVSTQMAPGHVKSVTQNPASEYVQQQPILQTAMSSGQPSSAGVGAGTTVIPVAQPQGIQLPVQPTAVPAQPAGASVQPVGQAQAAVSAVPTGSQIANIGQQANIPTAVQQPSTQVPPSVIQQGAPPSSQVVPPAQTGIIHQGVQTSAASLPQQLVIASQSTLLTVPPQPQGVEPVAQGVVSQQLPAVSPLPSASSISVTSQVSSTGPSGMPSAPANLVPPQNIAQTPATQNGNLVQSVSQSPLIATNINLPLAQQIPLSSTQFSAQSLAQAIGSQIEDARRPAEPSLVGLPQTISGDSGGMSAVSDGSSSSLAASASLFPLKVLPLTTPLVDGEDESSSGASVVAIDNKIEQAMDLVKSHLMYAVREEVEVLKEQIKELIEKNSQLEQENNLLKTLASPEQLAQFQAQLQTGSPPATTQPQGTTQPPAQPASQGSGPTA
- the TSC22D1 gene encoding TSC22 domain family protein 1 isoform X2 — encoded protein: MHQPPESTAAAAAAAADISARKMAHPAVFPRRGSGSGSASALNAAGTGVGSSATSSEDFPPPSLLQPPPPAASTSGPQPPPPQSLNLLSQAQLQAQPLAPGGTQMKKKSGFQITSVTPAQISASISSNNSIAEDTESYDDLDESHTEDLSSSEILDVSLSRATDLGEPERSSSEETLNNFQEAETPGAVSPNQPHLPQPHLPHLPQQNVVINGNAHPHHLHHHHHIHHGHHLQHGHHHPSHVAVASASIPGGPPSSPVSRKLSTTGSSDSITPVAPTSAVSSSGSPASVMTNIRAPSTTGGIGVSSVTGTSTVNNITAVGSLNPNMTSSMLGNANISTSNIPSAASVSVGPGVTSGVNVNILSGMGNGTISSSAAVSSVPIAAAGMTGGSVSSQQQQPTVNTSRFRVVKLDSSSEPFKKGRWTCTEFYEKENAVPATEGVLINKVVETVKQNPIEVTSERESTSGSSVSSSVSTLSHYTESVGSGEMGAPTVVVQQQQQQQQPALQGVTLQQMDFGSTGPQSIPAVSMPQSISQSQISQVQLQSQELSYQQKQSLQPVPLQATMSAATGIQPSPVNVVGVTSALGQQPSISSLAQPQLPYSQAAPPVQTPLPGAPPPQQLQYGQQQPMVSTQMAPGHVKSVTQNPASEYVQQQPILQTAMSSGQPSSAGVGAGTTVIPVAQPQGIQLPVQPTAVPAQPAGASVQPVGQAQAAVSAVPTGSQIANIGQQANIPTAVQQPSTQVPPSVIQQGAPPSSQVVPPAQTGIIHQGVQTSAASLPQQLVIASQSTLLTVPPQPQGVEPVAQGVVSQQLPAVSPLPSASSISVTSQVSSTGPSGMPSAPANLVPPQNIAQTPATQNGNLVQSVSQSPLIATNINLPLAQQIPLSSTQFSAQSLAQAIGSQIEDARRPAEPSLVGLPQTISGDSGGMSAVSDGSSSSLAASASLFPLKVLPLTTPLVDGEDESASLLPEVQGVILEPQIQPRPRRAFDVRGPLSPLNPWRQNIQLLERVGKDNKQVGAFHYLLGLIYRLECPSIAHLILW